From Alligator mississippiensis isolate rAllMis1 chromosome 1, rAllMis1, whole genome shotgun sequence:
agggtcaggaaggcattttacccccggtcagattggtatgggctatGGGGGGTTTTGCCTGCCTTTTGTAGCAGGCAACCATGatctctacctgggatctctggagCATATATTGAAAATGTTTCATAGAACATTAGGTGCTGTGGCTCCTTTGCTTTACCcttggcaggttagggtgttaggtttgtgttgtgtcagggttgagggaagtcgtatgtagagtttagattatggattgtatgggatggtttggacaaggATGTTCCTGCCTCAGGCCGGGGGTTCAACTTGCTgcgacctctggaggtcccttccagcctgtcttctctgattctatgatattaTGTTTTATGTTGTTCATCTTAAGTTACCTGTGAATGTTTCTCTTCACTGGGGGAACTGAGAGTAGGTCTGAAATACTCTTTTAATGTTGTCTCTGTTTAATTTCCAGATTCCATGCAAGAACTATGGCTGTATGCAGCATTGCAAAACTCCTGCCTTTGGTTAGTCTCCTCTTCAGCTACTCAAGTGCCCCTTACAATTGCATTGTGCAGCCTGTGGTCTGTGCAAAAAGTGTCTCCAGTCCTACATGCATTGATGGCTTTCAAGCACTGGGTTAATTTACAGGGATGGGAACTTTGGAAAATGAAGAGAAGTGGCTGTCCTTACACAAGCTGGATGAGCTTTGGAGGAAGCTCCATCACCTCTGATCTCGAATTAGGCTTGTGTTACTCACCAGCAATGTCTCTTGGTGTGTGGGAAGTCCACAGCTGGGATTTACAGGCCTTGGGAACATGGTCAGGGAAGGGGCACTGGGCAGGAACTGATAGCAACTgcatgagttttggtaagcctcATGCTGGAATAGGGACCAGGAATTGAATGGTTGGATGCAAGTGTTGGTTAGCAATGGAGTTAGCAGCTTTGTGGAGCCAGCACACCCACAGGCATTGCCAGGGGTGCCAGTCAGTGGGTACTAGGTTGTGGCTATGGCATTCTGTTGGTTTTAATTTAATAAATCCTTGTCTCCCTTGCTCATACCATGTCATGATGCCTTTCCCTGCAGACACTGAAGAAAATCCTTGGGGCTGTACGCCAGCAGCTCCTGTGCCCTCTACAAAGAATGGGAtccacagctcccagctcccttcccagTAAGACATGAGAATGGTAGAAACCCAATGGTGGCAGAGAGGGTCTTGCTGGGAGAGGTCTGCCTCCTCTTTGTGCCTTGGGAAATCTTCCCCATTGCATTAGGGCATTCTGTGGGCATTGCTTACCCCTACCCATGGGGACAATTCACACTGGTTGAGGCTGGATTTCCAACATATGTCCCAAacatgcagcagctgtcacagcTGTGGGGACAGCAACCTGTGGGGCCCACATGATCTCCCTGATGGAAGTTTTTGGAGACTGTTCTGGTATTAGTCGGGGCCAGCTTCTAGTCAGTTGGGGAGTCTgtggcagggagaagagctgggccAAAGGCTGCACTCTTGGGGGGGTGGGCAGTTCTTACGCTCATCCCCAGGGCTGCATCCATAACCCTCTTGCATTGAGAAGGGCATGGTTGAAAATGGGTCCATCTCAGGAAGGGCAGGGAGGCCCTCTTCAGCatgctgtgctggggcagggcagggaggttggTAGAAATTGCAGTGGCTGGTGGCCATGCTGCGCGTACCGCCCTGGGGCTGTTGTGAGAAACTGCTCTGCgaagaggggcaggggttgggggatggTAATGGACTGTCCTGTGGAAAACATGAGCTGATTGGGGCTGCATGAACTCTGTCTCCTGCTAGCAGAGGAAGAATGAATCTGCCCAGTGTCCCAGGAGCTGAAGTAAGTTGAGGGGAGATTTGCATGACCTTTCTCTCAGCCCGAGGGGCATCCTGCTCTGGAtacctgctggaaaaaaaataagaccaGCACATTGAATCCCTGCAGAAGCTCCAAAGGAGGTGGATTCAATCTGCTGCTCACCAGACTGACTAGGAGAAGCATCAGGAATGGGGAAACTGGTTGCAGCTTATTCTTTACTGAGGAGCAGTAtaacatgtgcatgtgcacagtgtGATTCTGAACACTTTCTTTGTAAGGTTTTCATTTATTGCTACTTGCCATtgtaataaaaatacatttggaAGTTTTGCTCTGGAGGTTGAggtcactgcagcagccagtcacTTGGCATTTTCCTCTTCGCTTAGGGAGTCCCTGGCTCATTGGGAGCCTGCCATGCTGTGTGTTCGTGTCCCCAGGGACGAGATGCAGCTCTTCATGCCTGAAAGACAACTTATCTCTCTGGAATGCTCAGTGCTCTACATGCTGACCTGTGACAACTGCAAACTGGTTCCCAGGGGGTTATGatatttggaggggggggggggaagggaagtgcaTTTCCAGTGGCACAAAGTTCACAGGGAGCCCCACTCTACCAGGATTGAGTTGGCATCCCAGCAGCAAGATAAGTGCAGTTTGGGCTCCTTGTGGAAACAGCAGGGGcagaacagaagcagcagcataaggATCTAGGGACCAGTTCTCCTTCTAGGAGCAAGTCACTTTCTCCCAACCATGGGAGGGAAGTCAGAGGGCTCCTATATACGTGCAGTCCtataatcgagtctgctggagcatggaaataaatgcactccagcagactctggcatcctgtgtattagcgtccccactctgaaaaatggcagcagggtgctttgaactaaagcttattcaatgagctttagttcaaagtaccccACTACTATTTTTTAGTGCAGGGAACACGGATGCATGTGATGCTCAAgcgcttttaattaaaagcactcCCTAATTAGAGCACTCCCACCACGCccacctggagcacatgtaaaagtgtgcAGAGATCAAGCTAGCCACTGTGTGCCTCCCTGCCAACTATCTAACTCCTTGTACCTggtgggcaggctgctggggagcTCAGCCCCTAGAGTCCAGCTTGCAGGCAGTCTCCCAggctcaccccagcccagggggcAGGTGCTAGAGAGCTGAAGCTGCTCAGGTTCCCTGACTGCCCGCTCCCTGGCTGCTCAGCTGGTGGGAACAGAGCAATCCACCCACTGTCCTATGGCTAGTGCAATGGGCAATGTCTGGTACACATGGTAATGACCAACAGCATGAGCTGTCCCcctagggcaggggatgggagcctcctccctcacccccaacttcccagctgggcagggtgttgGCAGCCTTCACCCCAGCATATGCTGATAATGAAGCTTTGCAACAACACTGTTATTAAGGACCCATCATTTGTCTATAGCTTATTTTCAAATAGGTGAGCCATACCCATTGTCCaaagggaggaggatggggaggggctTCCTAGACTTGGCAAAGTGAGGGGGCAAAGAACCTTAGGCATAGGTGTGCTAAGTGCTCCTGTGCCTCAGGGCAGGGCTCACTCCCTGGACTCTGCACAGGAAAGCAGGCACCCTGGTCAGGTTTAAGTGCCTAGCTCCTAGCAAGCTGGACAAAAGGAAGTGACAAAGATggaggcagggctgcatgacCCCCTTCAAACTGGCCCAAGTACAGTGGGACTCAAACTGAGCCCCCTACCTAGACTCCCACATTTGTAagtctcctgtgtccaggcagcTGACTTGCTCTTTCCCTTCAGAGGGGAAGTGGTCCTAGTGCCATTCCCTTTTGACAGAACAGCTTGCCTGTTTGGGGCCTTGCCCAGAAAGCAGGAGGCCTGTGGGTGAGGGTTGCCTGCCTCAGCACAAGAAGTTGTCTGACCCACATTTCCCTTCCCTAGGAGAGTGCAATAAGCAACCCGGTTCAGGCCAGGCTGTGGAAGGGCCCCCTTTCCCAACTCCTGCTGCAACTGCTCCAACATGGAGCCAGGAGGGTGCCTCCCAGATGGAGAAGTGGGAGCAGAGAAACGTAGGCAGAGTTGCCAGGATGTTTATCTGCATTCCCAAGGCCCAGTCCACTTCACAGTGGGTGAACGGGGGAGGCACAGGAGCTAGTTTGCTGGGGCCCAGGGAACGGATGGGGTTAGATCCAGGCCTGGCAAGATACAGCTTGAAGTTCTCTGGGCTACAGAGATGAGCCAGTGGCCACATGACAAGAAGCCCCCACCTTGGCACATCCCCTGACTGTCCACTCTCCCCGTCCTGGTCCAGCCTGAGTCTAACcagccttgccccagccctgctaagCAGCCCGCTCAGGCTTGGGGATCACAGGTAGGCGATGAGGCTGCACCTCAGAAATCAGGAGCGTCAAACACGTCATGCCCACGGTTGCTTCTATTCCATCAGCTCAGCACAGACTCAGGCATCCCAGCaactcccctgcagcccagcagcgtCCAGGGGAGGGTCTGCTCTCAGCCCGCAAACATCCTGGGCAGGTGACAAGGGGGACCTGCATCCCccagctgctggcctcaccccctggcTCTGGTCTATTCAGTAGGACTCTGCTGCTCTGCCGATGGTGCTACACACCTGCAGGCGGAACCGGCGGAGGCCAGACATGGGACCCTGGCCATGCCGGAGATCGCAGCGACCCGCAGGCCATGTGCGGGGTCAGGCAGGCGGCAGGCCAGGGCGCAGGTcaggcagcaggctgcagccggTGACGATGTCAATGCGGGCAGCGAGGGCGCGCAGGTCATCGAGGGCCAGGCGGACGCTGTGCGAGGCGTCGATGATGCCGCTCTGAGCCGCGCCCAGCTGGGCCGTGAGGCTGCCGATGCGGGCCGCCGCCGCGCCGTAGCCCTGCCGCACGGCGCCGCCCACGTGGCCGCAGAGCCGGGCGTTGCTGTCTGCCAggcgctgctgcagcagggagctgtagcgTCCGCGGTGCCGGGCCTGGCCGCGCAGCGCTGGCTTCTCCTCCGCGCCCGGCGGCGCCCTTGGCTCCTCGCCCCGCACCACCACGAGGGGCGGCAGGGCCGGGCCTGGCAGCGctgccgccccgcgctcgccctcGCCTTCGTCCTCGTCGTCCGTCTCCGAGGCCTCCCCGGGCACCTTCACCCCGCGCAGGCAGGGCCGGGCCACCCGGGGCGCCGCCAGCTCCAGCTCCGCCTCCGAGTCCGTCTCCGAGGCCTCTCCCGGGACCAGTGCGCCGCCCCGGGGAGCAGACATCACCACCGGGCCGAGCCGCGCTGGGGGCTCGGGCAGCTCCCGCGAGCAGGCGAGCGGCGTGGGAATCAGTTCCTGCCCCCAGAGGCGGGCTAATGTCACGTGACTGAGGACTACCCCCGTCACGTGGGCGGTCATGTGGCACCACCCAGAAGTTCCCGGACCTGGGAGGGGGCTGCTTAGGGTCCGCGGTCGCCTGTGGGTATCGCCGCTCTTGGTTTCgctgctgctgcctttggctCCTAGCTTCTCAAGTTGGAGTCGCCTTTGCTAAGTCGGAAGGCCcttgggttggggctggggcggggctgAGCCTTTGGCCTGCTCTGGGGGCACCCGGGG
This genomic window contains:
- the BLOC1S3 gene encoding biogenesis of lysosome-related organelles complex 1 subunit 3, whose amino-acid sequence is MTAHVTGVVLSHVTLARLWGQELIPTPLACSRELPEPPARLGPVVMSAPRGGALVPGEASETDSEAELELAAPRVARPCLRGVKVPGEASETDDEDEGEGERGAAALPGPALPPLVVVRGEEPRAPPGAEEKPALRGQARHRGRYSSLLQQRLADSNARLCGHVGGAVRQGYGAAAARIGSLTAQLGAAQSGIIDASHSVRLALDDLRALAARIDIVTGCSLLPDLRPGLPPA